Below is a window of 'Nostoc azollae' 0708 DNA.
AGGATATTACGGAAGAAGTAAGTAATCAGTGGCAGATGGGTAAGCTCTTCAATATCCGAGAATCAATGCAAGAAATCACCTTGTGGGTAATATTACGGGTAATATTCGGTTTAGATGAAGGAGAGATGTTTGAAGAATTGAGGCGATCACTCACATCTTTGCTAGACTTCTTAACATCACTAATTATGTCCAGCGCCTTCTTCTTTCGGTTCATGCAAAAAGACTTGGAGGATTGGAGTCCTTGGGGCTGGATTTGGCGCCAACAGCAATACATTGACTAACTAATTTATACTTTGATTCAACAAGGACGGGCAGAATCTGACCAAAATGGCCTAGATATCCTCAGTTTAATGAGGGCGGCTCGTGACCAAGAAAATCAAGGAATGTCAGATCAAGAATTACACGATGAGTGAATGACTGTTTTGGTAGGGGGACATGAAACCACCGCTTCTGCGTTAACCTGGTCTTTTTACTCGTTGGATAGATTAGACCTCTTGCAGAATTAATTTTATATTATAAAAATGGGTGTTGTCTTTAGTTCTAGCCAAAAGTTAGAGTTACACGGTTATGTTTGAATTAGGGAGGGCAAAGAACACCAAAAATACATAAAAAAAATCCAAAATTCTCTATCATACCACAGAAACAATTTTGCAATAGGTCTATTACCAGAAGTACGAGAAAATATTGCTAGTACAGGAATTAAACACCTTGGGAGTCAACCCAGAACCGAGTCAAAATGCCAAAGTGCCCTATTTAATAGCAGTTTGTCAGGAAACCCTGAGAATTTACTCAATTGCAATGGCGGGTTTCGTGCGAGTTGTGAAAAATCCCATTGAGATTATGGGTTATAAATTGCCAGAGAAAAAAATCATTATTCCCAGTATTTACCCTGCTTGCACATTATCGAGAGGAAGTTTATCCCGAACCTAAAAAATTTAAACCAGAACGCTTTTTAGAAAGACAATTTTCACCTTATGAATATTTACCATTTGTTGCGGGAAATCGTCGTTGTAGTTGTATTGGTTTAGCATTTGCTCAATATGAATTGTCTTGGCAACAATGCTTGCAAATTTTCAACTTTCTTTATTAAATAAACGTCCTGTTAATCCTGTGCGTCGTGGTTTAACTTTAGCTGTACCTGCGGGAATGAAAATGATTGCAACTAAGCAGACAAAATTAAGACAACAGTCAAACTCTAAACATCTAGGAACCTTGATATATATAAATCTTCTCCAATAAATCCTCAACGTGACTCTGCGTTAAAAAATAATCTGCTCAATTATCCTCTCTTCCAAAGATTCTAACAAACTATCCACATCCTTACCAACTTGCTCAAAACAAACCTGTGGTGATGGTTCAGGTGCAAATTGAATTAACTTAATTTCCCCTTTCCCAATACCAATCATTAAAACTTCCGTTTCTGGTTTATTATTCTCTATAATTCCCAGAAGTTCTTGTAGACGATTTCCAACTCGCTCATTTAGGTTTTTTACTGCTTCTTTGGGACAATAAACAAAATGCGGCTGGGGTTGTAAATCAATGCCAATAGTTCCCTGAGTATCACCATTTTCTAACCATAATCCCCAAAATAAAGCGGCTAATTCTGGTTGATTTGCTTTGACAAACTTATCTAAAAGCCGTCTCCACTGATTATCACCTGTTTCTGGTTGGATACCACTAAACATAATATAAATTCAAATTTCAAAAAGTTGGTTTTGGCTATTTTAGGTCTTTTTCATCGCTATCTAGGCATGAAACTTACTTTAACCCTGATTGGGCACGCCAGAGACTAGCGTAAAGGCTATCTTTCTCCAGGAGTTGTTCATGAGTTCCTGATTCTACTAATTATCCATGTTCCATGACATAAATGCAATCAGCGTTGCGAATTGTAGAAAGACGATGAGCGATCGCAATTGTAGTTCGATTCACTGTAATCCTATCTAGAGAACGCTGAATAGCGGCTTCTGTTTCATTATCCACGGCTTAGGTAGCTTCATCTAAGATCAAAATGGGTGCATATTTCAACACAGCGCGTGCGAGCGCAATTCTTTGTCTTTCTCCACCAGATAACTTTTACCCCCTTTCTCCTACAATTGTTTCATAACCTGGGGCAAGCGCATAATAAAATCATCACCTTCAGCGACTTTTGCACCCATGA
It encodes the following:
- a CDS encoding beta-carboxysome assembly chaperone CcmS, giving the protein MFSGIQPETGDNQWRRLLDKFVKANQPELAALFWGLWLENGDTQGTIGIDLQPQPHFVYCPKEAVKNLNERVGNRLQELLGIIENNKPETEVLMIGIGKGEIKLIQFAPEPSPQVCFEQVGKDVDSLLESLEERIIEQIIF
- a CDS encoding cytochrome P450 codes for the protein MDGEPHQRQRQLLAPPFHGERMRAYGQDIQDITEEVSNQWQMGKLFNIRESMQEITLWVILRVIFGLDEGEMFEELRRSLTSLLDFLTSLIMSSAFFFRFMQKDLEDWSPWGWIWRQQQYID